From a single Desulfatirhabdium butyrativorans DSM 18734 genomic region:
- a CDS encoding type II toxin-antitoxin system VapC family toxin — translation MEKKTVYIETSIVSYLTARPTNDLLAAACQKITSDWWDTQRSRFSLYTSSLVTEEAARGNPDAASRRLNALSDIQLLAITEAVVALSKALLQEGALPKKALDDSLHIAIAAVHGVDYLLTWNCRHIDNAEMKPVVRKVCTANGYVCPEICTPQELMGVDENG, via the coding sequence ATGGAGAAAAAGACTGTCTACATTGAAACATCAATCGTTTCGTATCTTACGGCTCGTCCCACAAACGACTTGCTGGCCGCAGCCTGCCAGAAAATAACCAGTGACTGGTGGGACACTCAAAGAAGTCGGTTCAGTCTGTACACTTCCAGTCTTGTTACCGAAGAAGCTGCAAGAGGAAACCCTGATGCTGCATCACGGCGGCTAAACGCTTTGTCTGACATCCAACTACTGGCAATCACCGAGGCAGTCGTCGCCTTATCAAAAGCTCTCCTCCAAGAAGGCGCGCTTCCGAAAAAAGCATTAGATGACTCCCTTCATATCGCAATAGCAGCCGTTCATGGTGTTGACTATCTTTTGACATGGAATTGCCGGCATATTGACAACGCAGAGATGAAACCTGTAGTGAGAAAAGTATGTACCGCAAATGGCTATGTGTGCCCAGAGATTTGCACTCCACAAGAACTTATGGGGGTAGACGAAAATGGCTGA